The genomic stretch TGTTTCTGTGTCTCTGCCCCTACTTCGTCTCCAGGTCTCTTTGCCTCTcagtctctgcctctgccctcatcttccccccacccccaagacctcGTAGCTTTTgatttaataaaaagaaaatgaagcaaaTGTGACGGGACTTGTCCTGGGAGTGTACTCCCTGCTGAGGGCTGGAGAAAGGCCAGAAGAAAGAGACCGGGCTGACGACTGGGAGACGGCAGACACGTGTGTGGctgtgtacacacacaaacacacactttcctctcctggctgCTTCTGGAGGGAGGGCCGGTtggcgaggggcgggggagggcaacCTCAGAGccgggggctggtgggggtgagctgggattggaagcaggGAGCTGGAggccaatcagggaaggctgcggggaggaggaggtgagcgggggaCGGCTGTGAGGCGGGGCTCGGGCGGGGCACGACCCTCCAATCCCTTTGGCCTTGGGGAAGCGGGGGCGGTGCGAACGTCCCTCGTTCTCCgagcgcgggggcgggggcgggggcggggaggagccggtCCTCCGGTCGCCGCCGAGGgtcgcggggccccggggccaccGCCCTCACTCTccggcccgcccggggccggaCCTGCGGACATTCGCACCGCGCCCAACccggcgggggaaggggacgggagaggagggcaagggaggggtcTCAGAGCCGCCCAAGGCGGGGCCTGCCACACTTGGGGTGCcctgcgccccccgccccgcccgcgtcCCCCCGAAGGACCCTCCTCCCGGTGTCCAGAAAGAAGGGGTGGCGGTAACGAGGAGGGGGGCGCGGCCCGGGATGTCACCTTAATTGTCCCCGGGCTGCGGCTGGAGGTGGAGGgccgcccgggaccccccgggaccccccgggaccccgcGGCCCGCTATccgcagggggaggagggaggagggaggaggagcagggtccggcccggcccggcccggccccgccccggcccgcggccTCCCGGAGCCTCCGGCCTGCTATTTGGTCGGCCTCTGAGCCcgcgggctcccccggccccctcccccggcgggctcccccggccccctgggcCCCTGCAtggccgggccggggtggggggcgcgggCGTCAtgcgggggggccggcgggggggccgCTGCGCCTGCGCCCACCTCATCCGAAAGCTTTGGGCCAAATGGGGCTGCTGCTTCCCGCGGGGGGCGGCCCGCGGTGAGTGCGgcccgggggtcccccggggaggggggcggcccgcGGGGAGTGCGgcccgggggtcccccggggaggggggcggcgggccgcggGGAGTCCGGGCTCGGGGGGCGGCCCGGAAGAGTGGAATGAGCCCCTGGgcgcttgtctgtctgcctccggcggggatggaggggcagggggccggtggtctgccctccccaccccaaatccaggccgcccctccccctctctccagggagagggggctgggggcgaggccTTGCCGGCCCCAtgaccgccctcccccctcccgtccgtcCCCCCAGAGGCCTACTCGGTGGCGGCCAGTGAGGTCAGCGTCTCGGTGGCGGCCGCCTCCGTCCCGCCCAGCTCCGACTGCAGCTCGGGCCCCGCCACGCCCCCGGGACGGCCCAGAGAtcgcaggagggagatgggagccgGCTCCGGACCGGAACCCCGGTCGGACGGAACTCAGGTGAGTAGGTGGGAGCGGAGACCCTGCCGCTGTCCGGGACCCGGCCCCCAGCTCCGCCCCCCTCCCGACGAGGCCcggacccgggcccgggggctccggCCGCTCCCCGCCGACGGCCCTGCTGGGCCAGGCTCAGGGAGGCGAGCGAGGGTTCTTGGAAGATCTGAGGTGTGAGACACCTGCCTCCTgatgtccttccctcctcccaggacGACACCTCCCACCGGCCCCCAGTagagcccccgccccgggccgcagaggaggaagaagtggagaagCAAAGTGCGCTGGAGAAAAGCAGGTAAGGACCCCCGGGCTCCCCCGGACTCCCCCGGACTCCCCCGGACCCTGAATCCTGCTCTGCCggaccctcccccccactcccctccactcCAAACACCGGACCGGCGAGGCGGGGGGGtcccggaggagggggctgcccccGAGGCTGGGGTCGCCTCTCCTAGGTACGTTCTCAGAGAGCTGGTGGAGACCGAGAAGATGTATGTGGAGGACTTGGGGTGCATCGTGAAGGTAaccccgcccttccctcctcatgcctgtccctccctgcccccgtccctgctccctctgcccccgtccccctctcgagcggctcccacctctcctcctctcctcgccGCCCGGCTGCCCGGCCTTCCGATGTTGAGAGCGTGGGCCGGCCGGCCGTCTGTCCATCctggccggccggcccgccccctcccccccaccccagggctacATGGCCACCATGGCGGCCCAGGGAGTCCCCGAGACCCTGCGCGGCCGGGATCGCGTCGTCTTCGGCAACGTGCAGCAGATCTACGAGTGGCATCGCGAGTGAGGGCCGGGGTCAgggcggggatggggtggagctggggcccggggaggtgggagggggccagggcaCTGGAGAGGGGAGCTTCTTGGTGAACTGTGGAAGCGGGGGCTCCAGGCCGGggtctcatcttccttccccctctctctgcctccccagttaTTTCCTGCTGGAGCTGCAGCGTTGCCTCCTAGACCCCGATTGGCTGGCACAGCTGTTCATCAAGCACGTGAGCGGGAGGGGGACAGTTTCGGGGGTAGGGGCCCTGCCTGGCGCAGGCTGGCGGAGGGGGTGTCGTGGCCTGATCTTCCTGTAcccttgcctccctcccaccAGGAACGGCGGCTGCACATGTACGTAGTTTACTGCCACAACAAGCCCAAGTCTGAGCACGTGGTGTCAGAGTTTGGAGACCATTACTTCGAGGTCAGAAGGCGTGGGGCGGGAGTGGAGGCGGgctgtggaggaggtggggagggcccgGGTCAGAGGTTCACAAtgctcaccctgccccttccaggAACTACGCCTGCGTCTCGACCACCGACTGCAGCTCAGCGACCTGCTCATCAAACCCGTCCAGAGAATTATGAAGTACCAGCTGCTGCTCAAGGTCAGGGGTCAGCCGGAGCCAGGGAGATCGATGGGAGCGGGGAGTCGGCGGGAGGCGGGGTTAGTGAGAACCACGGATCCCAGGGGCAGGGAACCCGGGGTGTCGGTGGGGGCCGCAGATGCAGAGGCGGTGGGAGGCGGGGTTAGCGAGAACCGTGGACCCCAGCGTCGTGGAGCCGGGGGGTCCGGTGGAGGCCGCAGATGCGGGGTTAGAAAAAGGCGGGGCCGGTGAAGACCCCAGATCCCGGGGTCAAGGAGCTGGTGGGGCCGACCGGGGCCGACCGGGGCCGCAGAGTTCGGGAGGGTTGGGGGCAAGTCAGCGAGCGCCCTGGAGTTAGGGGGTCAGGGAGGTTTCGGCCCTGCCACGCAAGGATgggtggtgggtgggaggtggCTGGTCTAGGGGCCAAGTATCTTGTTGTAGGATTTTCTCAGATATTACAGCAAAGCGGGGATGGACACAGCAGAGCTCCAGGtgagccctccctctgcccccacccccaccccacctgtgCCCGATCCCCTTCTTCTTACCTTACATGACCTCTCCTCCGCCCCTGCCCGCCCCATCCCTTCCTgccccagtccccatccctccttgcccctccccatcctaacctgcccctcctctatctctccctgccctgcctaCGTGTGATCCCTGCTTTTCCTACCTGCTCCCTCCTCCGTCCTCATCCGCTCCTGATCCCTCCCTGACTGGCCTGTGTGCAATCCCCACCTTTCCTAaaagctccctcctcccccaacctttttttttttcagtggcgtCTGTCAAACACTTAttacgggccaggcactatactaagtgccagggtagatacaagatcaccaagttggttacagtctatgtcccacatggggttcgcagtcttaattcccactttaaagaagaggtaactgaggcccagagaagtgaagcaacttgcctaagctctcacagcagacaaggggcagagccgggattagaacccaggtcgtctgactcccaagcctttacaCTTTCCTTtagaccactaggccatgctgcttctgtcagagACAGAAATGTAATGTAAGGGACTGGAAGGAGTTTGGCTGCctgccccactccccgcccctccccacaactctcctctcccctcccctcagcgggcTGTGGACGTCATGTGTTTCGTCCCCAAACGCTGCAACGACATCCTGAGTCTGGGGCGGCTGCAGGGATTTGAGgtactggggcggggggggggggggccaggacCCTCTAAGGGAGAGGGACCACCACCAACCTGACCTCAcccaccgcccctccctccccctgggctGACTGACCCCTGCTGACCCCCACGGCGACTGCCCTTCTCAGTCTGTTGATCCCCTGccctgaccccactgccccccagGGACGGCTGACTGCTCAGGGGAAGCTGCTGGCTCAGGACACCTTCTGGGTGACGCAGTTGGCCAGAGGgtcccgtcccccagccccccgcccacgCCGCGTCTTCCTCTTTGAGCAAATTATCATCTTCAGTGAGGCTGTGGGGGGCGGGCCATGGTCCAGGGAGCCCAGCTATGCTTACAAGAGCAGCATCAAGGTGGGTCCAGaccgggctgggggccgggcctggggagcggggccagggccggggggaGCAGGGCCCTGATTTGGGCCGTGGGGTGGCAGGTGGGGCCTTGACTCAGACCACGGGGCAGCTGGGGAGCACTGGATGGGAGAGCCCGGTTCAGACCACCGGGcagtgggcgggagggggaggggggaccctgGCTAAGACCACAGGGCGGCGGCTGGACTGGGACCCCTGGCTCAGACCTTGGGGTTGGTGCGGGGGGCTGGTCAGGGTCCCTGGTTCAGGCCACGGGGTGGCAGGGGTGTGGCAGGATTGTGGGGGGTCTGGCCAAGCGCTGCCTCTGGCCGGCTGGCCGTGACCCCCTCCTCGGCCCTCAGATGCACTGCCTGGGTCTGGAAGTGTCTGGAGAGGCCGGCCCTTTTGTGCTGACATCCCAGGAGGCGGGGCGCCCGGTCCAGCGCTATGTCCTCCAGGCATCGGACCCAGCGGTCGGCCAGGCCTGGACCAGCCTCGTGGCCCAAATTCTGGAGAGCCAATGCAACTTCCTCAATGGTGAGACCCTTTATCCGATTGACCCCCGTGCCCTGTTCCCAGCGGGCAAGGccaccctcccccagcttccccctcCCTAAGGCTATGCCCtcagtggaggagaggggccctCTCTCGTGCTGACCCCAGCTgacctgtgccccccccccccccggcacggcCCCGCTCCAGCCCTCCAGTCCCCGATCGCCTACCAGCGCCGGGAGAGTGAGAGGAGCAGCCTCGGCCCGCAGGCGGCACTGGGCCAGGGGAGCTCCGGGAGCTGGCCCCGACTGGCCCCTGCCCGCGCTGACCCCCCACACCTGCCGCTCACTGGGCCAGAGGAGCCCTCGCCTCCCCACCATCCTCAggtatgaggaaattgagaggaGTGGCAGGAGGCAGGGCAGGAGGGGGTGCTGGGTGGGTGTTTGACCTTCGACCCCTTGATCTGCGCTCCCTGACAGGTCGCCCCAGACGTGGTCCGTCAGGCGCAGTTGGCCAGGCTGGATGAAGACGAACTGTAacctggcggggaggggaaggctgcCCAGCCCCTTGGTTCTGGTCTCTCGCCTCCTTTTGGgccttttggggtggggggggtcttcaTGCTGTGGCCCCTCCCGCCTCTTCTTGCATGTGCTTCGTGGGAGGGAACTGGGGGAACGGGGGGGTGCTCACCTTGTTTGGTCACTTCTATTTCCTAAAATAAAGGTTTTGTTACACGTTGGTGGCCGTGACCAAGGGGAAGTGGGTTTCTGGCCCTGCCAAGGTGGGGCCCTCATTGGTGGGGACTgggggtgtgggggcgggggggtgagggaaataggagtcaatcagtcagtcatatttattgagcacttactgtgtgcagagcactgtatcaagcacttggagagtacaatataacagacacattccctgcccacgagtttacagtctagagggggagacagactttaaataaataaatgacagatatatacagaagtgctctagggctgggatgggaggtgaataaagggagtgagtcggggtggcgcagaagggagaggaagaaaaggaaaagagggctgagtcaggtTAGGCCTCTTAAAGCAGAAGTGCCTtgggtgaggctttgaagagggggagagtaattggctgccggataagaggaaggaaagagtttctggccagaggcaggttgtgggcaagagatAGGCAacgggatagacaagatcgaggtacagtgagaaggttagcgttagaagagcgaagagtgcaggctgagttgtagtgggagagtagtgaggtgaggtaggagggggcaaggtgattgagggctttcaagccgatggtgaggagtttctgtgggatatagaagtggatgggcaaccgctggaggttcatgacgagtggggaaacatggactgaacatttttgtagaaaagtgatccgggcagcagagtgaaggatggactggagttaggaaagagaggaggcagggaggtcggcaaggaggctgatacagtaatcaaggcgggagaggataagagcttggattaatatggcggCAGTTCggatgcagaggagaagggggagtttagcaacgttgtgaaggtcgaaacaacaggatttaatgatgccctgaatatgtgggttgaatgagggagaggagttaaggataatgcccaggttacgggcttgtgagacagggaggatggtggtgccgtctacagcgatgatggagaggacagggtttgggtgggaggatcaggagttctgttttcgacatgttaaatttgaggtggtggcgggacatccaagtagagatgccttgaaggcgggaagaaacgtgagactgaagagagggagagagactggggcTGGAGATTTAATAGTGAGAATAATAaccttagtatttgttaagcatttactatgagccaagcactacgctaagcgctggggtggatacaagcaaatccggttggacgcagttcttctccctcgtggagctcacggtctcaatccccagtttacagatgaggtaactgaggcacagagaagtaaagtgactcacccaaggtcacacagcagacaagtggtggagctgggattaggaccggtggccttctgactctcaggcctgtgctctctccattacgccATTCTGCTTTTCTTGTAGTTTTGGGCATCATCCACCTAGAGGTGGTGAATGAGTTCAAGGGAGTGggcttagatggagaatagaaggggacccacgaCTGAACCTTGacggacccccacagttagcggatgggaggcggaggaggagcacatgaaagagactgagaatgaggggccggagagagaggaggagaaccaggagaggacagttgtcagggaagccgaggttggaaaACGTTtctagaagggggtggtccacagtgtcgaaggcagctgagaggtcgaggcggattaggatggagtagaggtcgttggatttgatgagaaggaaatcactggtcacctttgagaggacggtttctgtggagtgaagaaggGGACACAAGCCAGATCGCAGTGGATCGAGGAGAGGATTGGAGAAGGGGAACTTGTGCCAGCGGGTGTAGAcgatttgctcaaggagttcggagaggaatgacgggagggagatggggcgataacttgagggagccgtgggatcaagggagagtttttttaggatggggagacgtgggcatgtttgaaagcagtgggaaagaagccactggagattgagcagttgaagatggccgttggaagaagggagggggcgagtgttttgataaggtgtggaaTGATGGGGTCGGtcgtgcaggtggagggggttggattttgagggaaggcagAAGATGTCTTCAGAGGAGGTCACTGCCTGTCTTGAACGAGCCTGGCTCAGGACTGAGATTGGTGGGGGTTGTGActgagggggtgaggggtggggaggatgccCGGTCGGGGGGCAGTCACGGAGCAGGGTTAACGggctccctagcgctcagtagcCGACGGCCACCGACCCTCAGGCGGAGAGGAAAGTCGTGGCTGGAGCCGAGACGGGGGTCAGGCCGGCTGAGCTCCCAGCTCCAGCCAGGGCTCCGTGCCGTTCCcggcctctcccatccccagccctgctcgtgctctccctccccgcccagcccttccctgattaggaaCACAGGGTCCTGGGGGACTCTCAAGAGCTGCAGATGCCTTGAGGTAGGTTGCAATGTGAGTTTTTGGCAGGCAAATTTGATCCCTCCCTTCCCGGGACAGGAGCAGGGAgttgtcccccaccccctccccgcaaccccatctctcccttctccagggcaGGAACATGGAGTCCTCCTTTCCCTGGCCCATCCCCGCTCCTTCCCTACAGGGGGCaggagctgggcggggggggggggggtcgcctcCTCCCTGGCTGTCCTTGGCCAGCTCcccgcagggaggggaggggctcgaGTTCACACCTTCCCCGGTACAGGAACCCAGAGAGCAGAGATCAGACATGAACCAGAAGTGACCATGTGTTTAAGGCCCCCAGTCCTCCACTGCCACAGTGAGCCTTCTCAGAGGCCGGGGCTTTGGCACAGGttgccggggtgggggccggggggggcggcggggaggggccggggcaggcGAGGGCTCGGGGCATCGTTCTGTCCACaggggcccccggcccctcctcgggGTGGCAGCAGCCGGGGGGGGCGCCTGGCCGGAAGGAGGCGGGGGCTAGGTCACCGGGACCGGGCCCTCTTGGGGCTTCCCCTCAAGACCGTTCCAGAGGCTCGGGTGAAGGAGGGAGCAGTCAGTCAGCGGTCATGCACTGTAGGTGCTGCTTGTGGAAGAAGAAGAGTTGGTGCGTGGTGACCACGCTGGTGTCCGAACTGCTGGGGTAGCGGAAGCGGCTGTAGCTCTCCTCCGCGGCGCCCCGCGCCGCCCACGGCAGCTTGATCTTGGACGCGTGGTCCACGACCACATCCGCACAAGAGCCCACGTGCAGCGAACCCAGCCCGTCCAGGAAGAACTCTGCAGGGGTCAGGGGGCAGAGGGTCAGCTGGAGAGAGGGGCCCGGCTCTgggagggggcgcgggcggggagcaggggagcaggggagcaggtcgggaggtaggggggaggggagggagagggggccgaCGCAGGTAGGCGGTGGGGGAGAGGGCCGGCGGCCTACCCAGATGTCCCACACGGCTGAGACGGGGGTCGAAGCCGACCTCCCGGACCCGTTCGGTCCGCGCCAGGAAGAAATTGACCACCCCGTCAGTGACCACACAGCCGGGGAAGCCGGGCAGCGGGTGGTGGAAGCCGCGGCGCTGGTGCAGGCAGCCGCCctggccggggccgcccggctcCACGTTCAGCCGCTGCCGGTAGGTGGTGGTGAAGCCGGTGATTTCCCGCACGGCGCCTCCGACCTGCGGAGACGCGGGAGGCTGGTGATGCCAGAGagccgcggggctcagtggggcggccggagggacggagaaggggcaggagccagAGGGAGGGATCAGAGTGGGCTTCCCGCCAGATGACCAGAATGGGCCccgccgagccccccgccccctccctggttTTCTGCCCGTCTCGGGATAGTACCAGGCCCCTCCTCGTGGAGCCCAGGCtccgcggggtgggggtggggtgggatggggtgggggagagtcacgctccccctctcccttccccctggccGGAGCCCGCACGGCTCATCGCTGCCTCACCAGATCCAGGGGAGTCCTCTCCAGGACGTCCACCAGCGTCTCCAGCCGCGTCCGTGCCGTGAACACAAAGTCGTCGTCCACCCACAGCACGTACTTAGTGGTCACTTGGGACACGGCCAGATTGCGGCCGGCGAACCAGCCCTGTGGAGCGCGGGAGACGGGAAGCTGGGGCCTCCGTAGGCGCGGGGGGCGAATGTCCCACCGCGGCCACCCGCTCACGGCCCCCCGCCGCAGACCTTCCCGAAGGGCATGATGTAATGCTCGACGTAGGGTCCGCGAACGGGCTCGGGCCGCTCGCTGTCATCGGCGATGACCACGGTGACGGTGGGGTAGAAGCGCCGGATGCTGGCCAGCAGCGTGCGCAGCCGCTCGTAGCGAAGGAAGGTCTTCGTGGCAATGGTGACCAGGGCGCTGAGATTGTATGGGCCGGGGGCTGTAAGAGACCAGCGAGCCAAAGCTGCAGATGcccccccggctccaccgcccccggcctccgcccttGCACGGCagggcgggggtggaggtggggatgggggggcccTCGGCCCCTGTTCCAGTGGCAGGCACTGCCTGGCCGCGGTCACCATTGGGcagcggtggcagaggaggcaGGAGCCTCGGCAGCTGTCCGTGCTCCGgctcgctcccccccccccttgggtCGACAAGTGGGGAGACGAGTGCGTGCTTtcactccaccctcctccctgcctggcaaaattatttctccatccttatcaacACACACGCAAGCCCCTTGCCCTCGCCGCTTGTTCCAGaagttcaactccctcctcagttcccctcctcccaatctctcccatctcttgcccggaatgacctggccacctactttattgagaaaattgagagtatcaggtgtgatctccctaaagtctTTCCTGCTCCTCTCAAATCACTtccgcctcctctcctcccccttcttcaactctcccatctttctctgcagtatctcaaaagcagatctcttgccttctctcaaaatccaccacctccaccttaTGAAAACTCTTCCTTCACACGTTAtcgaaacacttgccccctcccttcttctctccttaacCTCCATgctcaactgtttgctctccattggcttcttccccagtgctttcaaacatgtccatgtcttccctattctaaaaaaaaccctcccttgaccccacggctccatcCAGTtaacaccccatctccctcctaccattcctctccaaactccttgagtgagttgtctatacccgctgtctcaagttcctctcttccaattctctcctcgacctcctcctggcttccgtccccttcgctccatagaaaccgccctctcgcaagtcacaaatgatctcctgttcaccaaatccaacagcctctactcgaTTCTAATCCTTTGCGACCTCTAGGCTGTTGACCACGTCGGCCATCCCCTTCCAACCTCAGCTCcgcagacactgtcctctcccggttttcTCTGGTCGCTCATGCTCAATTCTTTTtcttgggcttctcctctgcctatgcctctgcctctgcctctcctctgccacccactcccttggaggactcatttgctcccatggcttcaactaccacctcttcgcggatgattcccaaactccatctccatccccgatctctctccctcgctgtaatctcgcatctcctcccgccttcaggacatctctactcagacgtcccaccgacacctcaaactgcacatgtccaaaacagaactcccacaGCCCACGCCCTGTCCGCCACCTAagtttcccaccactgtagacagcaccaccatccttcgtgtctcacaagcccgtaaccttgacgttatcctcgactcatctctgttTTTCTACCCCCACATTccatccgtcac from Ornithorhynchus anatinus isolate Pmale09 chromosome 10, mOrnAna1.pri.v4, whole genome shotgun sequence encodes the following:
- the ARHGEF25 gene encoding rho guanine nucleotide exchange factor 25 isoform X1 — encoded protein: MRGGRRGGRCACAHLIRKLWAKWGCCFPRGAAREAYSVAASEVSVSVAAASVPPSSDCSSGPATPPGRPRDRRREMGAGSGPEPRSDGTQDDTSHRPPVEPPPRAAEEEEVEKQSALEKSRYVLRELVETEKMYVEDLGCIVKGYMATMAAQGVPETLRGRDRVVFGNVQQIYEWHRDYFLLELQRCLLDPDWLAQLFIKHERRLHMYVVYCHNKPKSEHVVSEFGDHYFEELRLRLDHRLQLSDLLIKPVQRIMKYQLLLKDFLRYYSKAGMDTAELQRAVDVMCFVPKRCNDILSLGRLQGFEGRLTAQGKLLAQDTFWVTQLARGSRPPAPRPRRVFLFEQIIIFSEAVGGGPWSREPSYAYKSSIKMHCLGLEVSGEAGPFVLTSQEAGRPVQRYVLQASDPAVGQAWTSLVAQILESQCNFLNALQSPIAYQRRESERSSLGPQAALGQGSSGSWPRLAPARADPPHLPLTGPEEPSPPHHPQVAPDVVRQAQLARLDEDEL
- the ARHGEF25 gene encoding rho guanine nucleotide exchange factor 25 isoform X3; the encoded protein is MRGGRRGGRCACAHLIRKLWAKWGCCFPRGAAREAYSVAASEVSVSVAAASVPPSSDCSSGPATPPGRPRDRRREMGAGSGPEPRSDGTQDDTSHRPPVEPPPRAAEEEEVEKQSALEKSRYVLRELVETEKMYVEDLGCIVKGYMATMAAQGVPETLRGRDRVVFGNVQQIYEWHRDYFLLELQRCLLDPDWLAQLFIKHERRLHMYVVYCHNKPKSEHVVSEFGDHYFEELRLRLDHRLQLSDLLIKPVQRIMKYQLLLKDFLRYYSKAGMDTAELQRAVDVMCFVPKRCNDILSLGRLQGFEGRLTAQGKLLAQDTFWVTQLARGSRPPAPRPRRVFLFEQIIIFSEAVGGGPWSREPSYAYKSSIKMHCLGLEVSGEAGPFVLTSQEAGRPVQRYVLQASDPAVGQAWTSLVAQILESQCNFLNGRPRRGPSGAVGQAG
- the ARHGEF25 gene encoding rho guanine nucleotide exchange factor 25 isoform X4; translation: MRGGRRGGRCACAHLIRKLWAKWGCCFPRGAAREAYSVAASEVSVSVAAASVPPSSDCSSGPATPPGRPRDRRREMGAGSGPEPRSDGTQDDTSHRPPVEPPPRAAEEEEVEKQSALEKSRYVLRELVETEKMYVEDLGCIVKGYMATMAAQGVPETLRGRDRVVFGNVQQIYEWHRDYFLLELQRCLLDPDWLAQLFIKHERRLHMYVVYCHNKPKSEHVVSEFGDHYFEELRLRLDHRLQLSDLLIKPVQRIMKYQLLLKDFLRYYSKAGMDTAELQRAVDVMCFVPKRCNDILSLGRLQGFEMHCLGLEVSGEAGPFVLTSQEAGRPVQRYVLQASDPAVGQAWTSLVAQILESQCNFLNALQSPIAYQRRESERSSLGPQAALGQGSSGSWPRLAPARADPPHLPLTGPEEPSPPHHPQVAPDVVRQAQLARLDEDEL
- the ARHGEF25 gene encoding rho guanine nucleotide exchange factor 25 isoform X2; the protein is MRGGRRGGRCACAHLIRKLWAKWGCCFPRGAAREAYSVAASEVSVSVAAASVPPSSDCSSGPATPPGRPRDRRREMGAGSGPEPRSDGTQDDTSHRPPVEPPPRAAEEEEVEKQSALEKSRYVLRELVETEKMYVEDLGCIVKLFPAGAAALPPRPRLAGTAVHQERRLHMYVVYCHNKPKSEHVVSEFGDHYFEELRLRLDHRLQLSDLLIKPVQRIMKYQLLLKDFLRYYSKAGMDTAELQRAVDVMCFVPKRCNDILSLGRLQGFEGRLTAQGKLLAQDTFWVTQLARGSRPPAPRPRRVFLFEQIIIFSEAVGGGPWSREPSYAYKSSIKMHCLGLEVSGEAGPFVLTSQEAGRPVQRYVLQASDPAVGQAWTSLVAQILESQCNFLNALQSPIAYQRRESERSSLGPQAALGQGSSGSWPRLAPARADPPHLPLTGPEEPSPPHHPQVAPDVVRQAQLARLDEDEL